The segment GGCCACGAAGAACACGGTCTGGAGGATCTTCTCGGCCTCGGCCTTCCAGGTGGACAGCAGCGCGGCGCCGCTGAGCCGCAGCAGGGTGGAGCCCAGCTGCGTGGAGATGCAGCGGCTCAGCAGCGCCTTGCCGGTGCCGCGGGGCCCGAAGAGCAGCAGGGTGCGCAGCGGGTGGCTGGCGCCGCTGTAGGAGCCAGGCCGCAGGAtgggccacagcagctcctcctcgATGGCCGCCTTCACCGACACCTGCCCGGCAACGTCCGACCACTGCACCGGCGGGCCCCGCTCCACCACCTTGGCGTTgaccagctccaggagcagcggGTCGATGTTCTTGGGCTGCTCCTCCAGCGGGGAACCGCCGAACACCAGCGCTTTGGGGGGCGGCCGCAGCGGGAAGGGGGGTCCCGGCTCGGCCGCCCGCTCCCCGTTGGCGAGGGGGGGGCTGAACTTCTCGAAGGGCTCCGCCGGCCGCAGGGGGGTGTCCCTGGCACCGTAGGATGGTGACACCATCCCCTTCATCTGCTGCCCGCCGTACTTGTGCTCTTCGGCGCTCCCAGCTCCCGCCGGCCGCTTCCCGGGCTTGAAGGGCACCTGGGGGGACTCGCCGCTGCTGCCGAAGCCGTTGCCCCGGCACTCGCCGTTGTCCGACAGGGGGTAGGGGGACTTTGGCTGCTCGTAGCTGTATTTCCTGTACCTGCCCTCGCCGTCGTCCTCCCCGCCGATGTCGAACGCCTTCCTCTTCAGCGTGCCCGCCGCCTCGGTGCCCAGGGGCGGCACGGCCAGGGCGCCCAGCCCAGCGCCCTGGTAGCCATAGGCAGGGACCcccggcgggcgggcggagggcggcggggccgggatgGGGGTGGGCGCGGCGATGCCCGAGGGCAGGTAGGAGGCGGAGGGGTGGGGCGGGTGGATGCCCCCGTAGCCCGGCTGTGGCGGGTAGCTGCTGCTGGCATAGTTGTACATGGGGCCCGAGGAGCCGTAGCCGGGCACCAGGGCGGGCGAGGGGTGcggaggctgcaggagccctgagcTGTGGAGGCCGGGAGGGTGCGGCGGGGGCAGCGCTGCCGCTGGCTGGGCACAGTAGCCAGAGGGCAAGTAGGTGCCCCCATAGCCTGAGGGGTACTCCTGGGACGCCCCGAGTGCCCCGGAGCCGGCGGCAGCCGCCCCACAGGAGTTCCCGGGGTACACGGGGTCGCTGAGGTTCGCCGACACCACCGGGGAGCCCCCCAGCCCGATGGCCCCGCTGCCGGCAGGGACTGCGGGCGGCACCACGCCCTTGGCACCGGCCAGGCCGTCGTGGATGGGCGTCAGCGGGTAGGTGCCATCCGAGCCGTGCGcccctggccagggctccccgtCGCCCTTCTGCCCGTTA is part of the Melospiza georgiana isolate bMelGeo1 chromosome 29, bMelGeo1.pri, whole genome shotgun sequence genome and harbors:
- the FIGNL2 gene encoding fidgetin-like protein 2 translates to MHWSPEHAQSLNQWPEQHLDVSSTTSSPAHKTELYPSARQRFNYAWANDDISALTASNLLKRYAEKYSGVLDAPYERPALGAYGDGAFGPVNGQKGDGEPWPGAHGSDGTYPLTPIHDGLAGAKGVVPPAVPAGSGAIGLGGSPVVSANLSDPVYPGNSCGAAAAGSGALGASQEYPSGYGGTYLPSGYCAQPAAALPPPHPPGLHSSGLLQPPHPSPALVPGYGSSGPMYNYASSSYPPQPGYGGIHPPHPSASYLPSGIAAPTPIPAPPPSARPPGVPAYGYQGAGLGALAVPPLGTEAAGTLKRKAFDIGGEDDGEGRYRKYSYEQPKSPYPLSDNGECRGNGFGSSGESPQVPFKPGKRPAGAGSAEEHKYGGQQMKGMVSPSYGARDTPLRPAEPFEKFSPPLANGERAAEPGPPFPLRPPPKALVFGGSPLEEQPKNIDPLLLELVNAKVVERGPPVQWSDVAGQVSVKAAIEEELLWPILRPGSYSGASHPLRTLLLFGPRGTGKALLSRCISTQLGSTLLRLSGAALLSTWKAEAEKILQTVFFVASCRQPSVVLITEAESLLAARAGEDGGQASNLKSQLLSYLDNVATSSEHGVVVIGTTARPGSMDEASHRRFGTRLYVAPPDGEARRHILRQALARQSCCLSERELAALAQRTESFSGAELLRLCQHAGAAARRAAPGPPASYQELEKALCKVRPALSQKELDLFLEWDKMYGTRH